The genomic window TCTTTACACCTTCAGGAGAGGCAAAGGTAAGCCCATGCCCGGCCGAAAGTCGAGAGATCGCCTGGATGACAGGCATGACGACGACAGGAAGGCGGAGGGCAGACAGGCCCGCAAGATCATAAAAGTGGGAGACGCGATCCAGGTAAGCGAATTCGCGAAAAAACTGGGCGTCAAGGCTCAGGACATAGTAACGAGACTTCTTCCCCTGGGCATCATCGTGCCTATCAATCAGAATATCGATTTCGATACGGCATCTTTCATAGGGAACGAATTGGGTTATGACATCGAAAAAATCGTCTCCATCGAGGATGAGTTCCTCGCCCTCGAAGAGGAGCAGAAGGAAAGCAGCAGCAGGAATCTGAGACCCCGTTCCCCGGTTGTCACCATAATGGGTCACGTCGACCATGGGAAAACCCTCCTTCTCGACACCATCCGGCACACCAATGTGGCGGAGAAAGAAGCGGGCGGCATTACCCAGCATATTGGAGCTTATGTGGTCAACATCGAGGGAAAGGAGATCGTCTTCGTCGATACTCCCGGACATGAAGCCTTCACCTCCATGAGAGCCCGGGGAGCACGGGTGACCGACATTGTCGTGCTCGTGGTAGCCGCAGATGACGGAGTAATGCCTCAGACGATCGAAGCGATCAATCACGCGAAGGCGGCAAATGTTCCCATCATAGTTGCCATTAATAAAATAGATAAGCAGAATGCGAATGTCGACAGGGTCCTGAAGGAGCTCACCGAGTACGGACTGGTCCCGGAGGATTGGGGCGGCACCACCCTCTTCGCCAAGATTTCGGCGAAACAGAAAGTGGGAATAAAGGAGCTCCTCGAGCTGATCGCTCTCCAGGCGGAAATGCTGGAGCTTACGGCCGATCCGGATCAGCTTGCGAAAGGTATAATCATAGAGTCGGAATTGGACAAAGGCCAGGGGCCCATAGGAACAGTGATCATTCAGGAAGGAACCCTTAAAATAGGAGACCCTTTTATCGCCGGCAGCATGTTCGGCCGGGTTCGGGCAATGCTGGACGACAAAGGAAAGCGAATTCAGAAAGCCCCGCCCTCGAGGCCCGTCCTTGTGGTGGGATTCCAGGACGTACCTCATGGTGGAGACCGGTTTATCGTCACCACGGAAGAAAGGTATGCGAGAGAGCTTTCCAAATTCAGACAGGAACGCCTCAAGGAAAAGGAGATTACGAAAAGCTCCCGCACCACCCTTGAGGAGCTTTATTCCAAGATGCATGAAACCGGAAGGGTCACCCTCAATGTCATCGTGAAAGGCGACGTGAGAGGCACCATCGACGCAATCGTGGAAGCCCTGAGGAAACTATCGAACGATCAGGTAGAGATCCAGATCATCCACAGCGGCGTGGGCGCGATCACTGAAACGGATGTAAACCTCGCCATGGCGTCAGGCGCCATCATAATAGGTTTTAACACGAGACCCGTGGCCAAGGCACAGGCCCTGGCCGAGCATGAGAAGATCGATATCAGAACCTATTCAATCATTTATGAATTGATAGACGAGATCAGGAAGGCCATGGAAGGCATGCTCGCCCCCAAGATTGTGGAGACGGAGATCGGCAAGGCCGAGGTACGGAAGGTGTTCTCCGTGTCAAGGATCGGGACCATTGCAGGATGTTACATGACCGAAGGAAAGGCCACCAGAAACTCCATAGTAAAGGTTTCCAGGGCGGGAAATATCCTGTTTACCGGAAAATTGGCTTCTCTTAAAAGGTTTAAGGATGATGTCAAAGAAGTTCTGGCCGGTTACGAATGCGGTATATCGGTAGAAGGGTTCAATGATATCAAAGAAGGTGACGTACTGCTATTTTCCATACAGGAAAAAGAAAAACAGACTCTTGATGGTTGAGCAGCATGATTGTCGGTGTCTCGACTATAGAGATGTTCTTTTCTGAAAACCACTCTCTGAAAGACAAAAGGCAAACCACAACGAAGATAGTGGAGAAGATAAGGACGAGGTTTAACATTTCCGTCATGGAAGTAGAACAGACCAATCTATGGCAGAGGGTCGAGATCGCCTTCGCCATCGTGGGTGTGAAAAAAGATCATGTAGAGGCGGCGATCGAGAATGTCCACAGGTTTGTAGAATCCCTTTATGTGGGGGAAATCATCAATACCAGGACAGAAATCATAATGATGTGAGAATTTTATGAAGTATAGAAAACTAAGGGTTCAGGACCAGATACGGGAAGAGGTTTCTTCGATGATTCAGAGGGACATCAAAGATCCTGGTATTGGTTTTGTAACCATAATGGAAGTTAAGATGTCGGAGGACCTGAAGGTGGCCAAGATATTCTGCTCCGTCTATGGAGATGACGAGACGAAGCAGAAGACCCTTGAAGCACTGAAAAGGTCCAAAGGATATATCAGGTTTCTTCTCGGGAAGCGTATAAAGCTACGTTATACCCCTGAACTGATCTTTGTGCTCGACAAGACATTCGAGACTGCGATGAAGATCGACGAAATACTGAAGAAGGAATCCCATGCTCCGGAAGATTAAGACGATCATTGCCGAAAACGACCGCTTTCTCATCACGAGCCATATCGATCCCGATGGCGATGCAA from Syntrophorhabdaceae bacterium includes these protein-coding regions:
- the infB gene encoding translation initiation factor IF-2 → MTKIKITTLTDKISDDEILSKLKGIGVKIKDKAKDETPHEEAKEKSAPTGETLVEKRVASTIIRRRVQAPPPPPPVEEKPEPVEEKADIKETLRATEKEKAAAKPKERTREITRTPVAGASEIEAPPPEEGAPVAAIEPDRAPEQEAVAEEPSKGEIERMGQDKEKEITKVLEEAYKQDLEKEVPLTDETEEERQKKKTEKLLKKIEDAEFAETKGVKKKGLLKRKVVIKEEDLYTFRRGKGKPMPGRKSRDRLDDRHDDDRKAEGRQARKIIKVGDAIQVSEFAKKLGVKAQDIVTRLLPLGIIVPINQNIDFDTASFIGNELGYDIEKIVSIEDEFLALEEEQKESSSRNLRPRSPVVTIMGHVDHGKTLLLDTIRHTNVAEKEAGGITQHIGAYVVNIEGKEIVFVDTPGHEAFTSMRARGARVTDIVVLVVAADDGVMPQTIEAINHAKAANVPIIVAINKIDKQNANVDRVLKELTEYGLVPEDWGGTTLFAKISAKQKVGIKELLELIALQAEMLELTADPDQLAKGIIIESELDKGQGPIGTVIIQEGTLKIGDPFIAGSMFGRVRAMLDDKGKRIQKAPPSRPVLVVGFQDVPHGGDRFIVTTEERYARELSKFRQERLKEKEITKSSRTTLEELYSKMHETGRVTLNVIVKGDVRGTIDAIVEALRKLSNDQVEIQIIHSGVGAITETDVNLAMASGAIIIGFNTRPVAKAQALAEHEKIDIRTYSIIYELIDEIRKAMEGMLAPKIVETEIGKAEVRKVFSVSRIGTIAGCYMTEGKATRNSIVKVSRAGNILFTGKLASLKRFKDDVKEVLAGYECGISVEGFNDIKEGDVLLFSIQEKEKQTLDG
- a CDS encoding DUF503 domain-containing protein; this encodes MIVGVSTIEMFFSENHSLKDKRQTTTKIVEKIRTRFNISVMEVEQTNLWQRVEIAFAIVGVKKDHVEAAIENVHRFVESLYVGEIINTRTEIIMM
- the rbfA gene encoding 30S ribosome-binding factor RbfA, producing MKYRKLRVQDQIREEVSSMIQRDIKDPGIGFVTIMEVKMSEDLKVAKIFCSVYGDDETKQKTLEALKRSKGYIRFLLGKRIKLRYTPELIFVLDKTFETAMKIDEILKKESHAPED